CTATTTTTTAGGCAGATTAAGATTGAACACTATCAACAAAAAGAGGCATTAGAGATTGATTTGACGAATAACATCACCATTCTCTCTACTTTTGGTTCAAATGCCCCTTATGTCGGGCTTCTTGGTACTGTTTTTGGTATCATCATCACCTTTTATGCGATGGGTCAAAGTGGGAATATGGATATCAAAACCATCATGACCTCTTTGGCATTAGCCCTAAAAGCAACCGCTATGGGATTAGCGGTTGCCATCCCATCGGTGATATTTTACAACCATCTCACAAGAAAAATCGAAGTCCTTTTGACACAATGGGATATACAAAATAAATGAAAATACAGAAATTTGACTCCATTAATGTCGTGCCTTTTATCGATATTATTTTGGTTTTGCTTGTGATTGTACTCACCACCGCAACTTTTATGGCCAATGGAGTCATCCCTGTAGATCTTAGCCAAAGCAAGAGTGCCATCCAAGATAAAAAACCGAAGATTTTGGTCATTACTATCAAAGAGCATGGAGATATTTTTCTAAATACACAAAAAGCCAATAAAGCTGATTTTGAGGCCCTACTCTCGCGCTATCCCATAAAGACACCCATCCATCTCAATTGCGATAAATCGACCAAATTTGACAATTTTATCTTCGTTTTGGATATTTTGAAACAAAAAGGCTACGAAAACTTAGGCATCATCACCAAACATGAATAGATACTTGATTTCATTTGCGCTTACAAGTGTGTTATATCTCTTCCTCATTTTTGCTCTATTTTTTTATTTTTCTGAGCCCATCGTTTTAAAAAAAGAGTCGAAAGAGTGCATCACGAAATTTAAGATTATCGAAGCAAAACCGGCTCCTAAACCGAAGCTAAAACCAAAACCTATTCCAAAGCCTGTGGTACAACCTAAGCCAAAGCCAAAGCCTAAACCTAAACCTAAACCTAAACCTAAACCAAAGCCGAAACCTAAACCTAAGCCGAAGCCCATTATTAAACCCAAACCCAAGTTAGCACCAAAGCCCATTCCTAAGCCAAAGCCGGAGCCAACACCAGCGATTGTACACCCTATTAAAGAACCCGTGGTTAAAAAACCTCAGGAAGTTGTACAAGAGCACATTTCAAAACCAATCGTGACGAAAACCACCAACAAGATAATCAAACAAGACCAGCAAGAAGATAGCATCAAGGAGCAAAAACGTTTGCGTTTCATTATCAAACTACGAGAGCGCATCAATCACAATAAATTTTATCCAAATCGTGCCATCAAGATGGGAATAGAAGGAAGTGTTGCTGTTGAATTTATGTTAAATGAAGATGGTAGCATCACGAATATTCATGTACTTTCAGGTCAAAAAGTTTTTCGAAATTCAGCATGCAAGGCTATCGAAGATAGTGCCCCGATTCACGTAGAAGCAGGACTTTTTGATTTTCCAAAGCAATTTAAAGTGACGCTTGTTTATGATCTTCAATAGAGGCTAAAACTTCACCAAATTTGATATGTTTTTTGCTATCACATGCGAGTGTAACTAAATCTTTTTCAAAAAACATGACGATAGTAGATCCCATCTCAAAGCGTCCCAATTCTGTTCCTTTTGCGAGAAAAAGATCACGATATTTATAGACACTGACCTCTTGGGCATCAATATTGGTCTGGATATTTTCATCAAATATAAAGCTGATTTTCCCCACATTAAGGGCACCAACGAA
This genomic window from Sulfurospirillum sp. 1612 contains:
- the exbB gene encoding TonB-system energizer ExbB; amino-acid sequence: MDIELLKNLVDYGILGILGLMSFLAVWFYIERLLFFRQIKIEHYQQKEALEIDLTNNITILSTFGSNAPYVGLLGTVFGIIITFYAMGQSGNMDIKTIMTSLALALKATAMGLAVAIPSVIFYNHLTRKIEVLLTQWDIQNK
- a CDS encoding ExbD/TolR family protein, coding for MKIQKFDSINVVPFIDIILVLLVIVLTTATFMANGVIPVDLSQSKSAIQDKKPKILVITIKEHGDIFLNTQKANKADFEALLSRYPIKTPIHLNCDKSTKFDNFIFVLDILKQKGYENLGIITKHE
- a CDS encoding energy transducer TonB produces the protein MVKKPQEVVQEHISKPIVTKTTNKIIKQDQQEDSIKEQKRLRFIIKLRERINHNKFYPNRAIKMGIEGSVAVEFMLNEDGSITNIHVLSGQKVFRNSACKAIEDSAPIHVEAGLFDFPKQFKVTLVYDLQ